One window from the genome of Jeotgalibaca sp. MA1X17-3 encodes:
- a CDS encoding dihydroorotase, with translation MKLILKNGKRIITGNQTETIDLAIENGIISEIGDHLSGDREIDLKGKLITPGLVDIHVHFREPGFTDKETIASGSRAAARGGFTTVCAMPNTNPISDTPEKFSQLEALIKKDAVIHIHHYAPITKGLRSNKLVDMMAINAFAYTNDGVGIQTAGVMYEAMKEAARLGKPIVAHTEDDSLLYGGVMHDGIRNKELGLPGIMGIVESSQIARDILLAKETGVHYHVCHVSSKESVAAIRHGKSLGVKVTAEVTPHHLILNEMAILKDDATYKMNPPLRAEEDQQALIEGLLDGTIDFIATDHAPHTKEEKSGGFMNSPFGIVGIETSFALLYSHFVKTGIMTLEFLIARMTTLPSELFNLPAATLTVGSIADIAVFDLDTTYQIHEKDYLSKSSNTPFNGTKVFGMCDLTLCNGIIVWQKKEEEHHAS, from the coding sequence ATGAAATTAATTTTAAAAAACGGCAAACGTATTATTACTGGTAATCAGACAGAGACCATCGATTTAGCTATAGAGAATGGGATTATTTCAGAAATAGGTGATCATTTGAGTGGTGATAGGGAAATCGATCTAAAGGGAAAGCTAATTACGCCAGGATTGGTCGACATTCATGTCCACTTTAGAGAACCAGGCTTTACTGATAAGGAAACCATTGCTTCAGGATCAAGAGCAGCAGCACGAGGTGGTTTTACAACCGTTTGTGCTATGCCTAATACCAATCCTATATCGGATACTCCTGAAAAATTTTCACAGTTAGAAGCCTTAATAAAAAAAGATGCTGTCATTCACATCCACCACTATGCTCCCATTACCAAGGGATTACGCTCAAACAAACTAGTTGATATGATGGCTATTAATGCCTTCGCCTATACTAATGATGGTGTTGGCATACAAACAGCCGGTGTGATGTATGAAGCAATGAAAGAAGCAGCACGCTTAGGAAAACCGATTGTCGCTCATACTGAAGACGATAGCCTCCTGTACGGTGGTGTGATGCATGATGGGATTCGAAATAAAGAGCTGGGGCTGCCTGGTATCATGGGAATTGTTGAGAGTTCACAAATAGCTCGAGATATTTTACTAGCTAAAGAAACCGGTGTTCATTATCATGTGTGTCATGTTTCCTCAAAGGAATCGGTAGCAGCAATCCGCCATGGTAAAAGCTTAGGTGTAAAGGTAACCGCAGAAGTAACCCCTCATCATTTAATTTTAAATGAGATGGCTATTTTAAAGGATGACGCTACTTACAAAATGAATCCACCTTTGCGAGCGGAAGAAGACCAACAAGCACTAATCGAAGGTCTGTTAGACGGAACCATTGACTTTATCGCTACCGACCACGCTCCCCATACTAAAGAAGAAAAATCTGGTGGATTCATGAATTCACCTTTTGGAATTGTTGGTATTGAAACATCCTTCGCCTTACTTTATTCCCACTTTGTAAAGACTGGTATTATGACTTTAGAATTTCTAATCGCCCGAATGACAACTCTTCCTTCTGAACTATTTAATCTCCCGGCAGCAACATTAACAGTCGGAAGTATTGCAGATATAGCTGTTTTTGATTTAGATACAACTTATCAAATTCATGAAAAAGACTACTTATCAAAGTCTTCCAATACTCCTTTTAATGGAACAAAAGTTTTCGGTATGTGTGACTTAACACTCTGCAATGGTATCATCGTTTGGCAAAAAAAAGAGGAGGAACATCATGCAAGTTGA